The sequence below is a genomic window from Lolium perenne isolate Kyuss_39 chromosome 7, Kyuss_2.0, whole genome shotgun sequence.
cgcgacaaaagggcctgtgccctgcgcgccccgcggctgccacgtggtggaccttatgtcgcgggtcgtaagtgacccgggataaaaggccacccttttatcgcgccttgcttgtcgcggctggccgcccgcgacaaaaggccctaaccacccggatcaaaaggcctgttttccactagtgcaagGCTAGTTCGTTCTTCAGCTCCTCTACCCCTTGGATTGAGCTCTTGGACAATCTCTTCACTGCTATTTCATAGCCGTCTGGGAGAGTACCCTGATCAAATTAAGCCAAACCTAATATCAGCTGGTAGCAGAATTTCAGTCATGTTTGCCTTTCAAGAGAAGTTACCTTGTACACCACGCCAAATCCACCTTCACCAAGTTTGTTGCTCTCTGCAAAATCCTCTGTTGCAGCTCGCAAAGTTGAAATGTCAATTACTATTGACTCTATGCTTTGCATGCCCTCGTCTACCTCAGCTGAATCCTTCGAATCTGATTGAGTATGAAAATCATGTAAGACACTACTGCATAAATGTTAGGCCCAGCCGGGTAAGTATATGCTGAAGACAGAAGTACCTGCTTGTTTTTTCTTTGTTAGTGCCTGGTGCCTTCTCCAGAAAAAGAGCCAAACAATAAGGTTTGTGGCAGCCATTATAGGTAGCAGAATTATAAGAACCTTGCCAGGAACACTGTACTTCCTTTTTCCTGTGAATTGAACAACTGATGTCAGATCAGTTTATCCATGAGCTGAAATACCGGAATAGAGGAGAAGCATAAAATAGAGGAGAAACAACGAGCAGAGGAAGGCGAGTAGAGCATAGGACATATAGAGCAGGGGAAGCGGAGCGGAGCGCTATATTATCAGAGGAGATGCGAGAATGAGAGCTGCACAGATGCGCGCTTTTCCCAAAAGATCGAATGTTGTACTACAAGTTAACTCACGCTGTTCTGTCGCCGCTGCCGGAATAACCGGCGCCGGCGCTGGTGCTCCAGAGCTTGCTGCCAGCTGCAGCATCACGGGGCCATCAATGAAGGGCTGGGTCTCGTACCGGACGCTGCATCGGGGACCAAGAGCCCTTGCTCCGATCGCGACTAGAGTCGTCAACTGCGCCATCATCCGGGAGAGGCAATCACGGCACCGCGCCGGCGTCAGATCCGGCGTGCACTGCGCCCAGCTATACACTTTGGAGAACTCCCCCCGGTcgacggaagcctccccggaggcGTACCGGCGCGTGGAGTTGTACCCGGCGTAGTCCGCGGTGGCGTTCAGGAGCGTGGCCACGACGAGCTCGTACTGGCCTGGCGACGACGTGGCTTTCGCATTGTTGGAAGGGAAGGAACCGAGGTCCGCGTCCACGGTTCCGGGGTCGTCCTCGTCGGCGGAGAGGAACTGGACGTTTGAGTAGCGAAGCATGCAGGGATCGTAGTAGATGATCGCGTCCTTCTGGTTGACGCACGAGCTCTCTAGGTGGGCGAAGGCTGTGGTGAGGCAGCTGAAGCAGAAGGAGGCGTTGGCGTCGCCGCGGCAGAGCGCGAGAGCCGAGACCCTCTCCGGCACGGCGCCGACCTCGGCTGTGGCGTAGAGGTCCGGCGAAGTCGAGGCGTTCTTCGGGAGGGTGGCAGCGATGAGGTTGAGGTTTGCCTGGTACGTGCTATTGTCCTGGAATGTTACGCCGGTTTCTACACCGCACCAATACCATGGGTATCCTGCAGCACGGGGCGCAAGCAGTGCAAGGGCAGCGAGAACTACTGACAGGACGGGAGGGTGAGCCATT
It includes:
- the LOC127318116 gene encoding cysteine-rich receptor-like protein kinase 6 yields the protein MAHPPVLSVVLAALALLAPRAAGYPWYWCGVETGVTFQDNSTYQANLNLIAATLPKNASTSPDLYATAEVGAVPERVSALALCRGDANASFCFSCLTTAFAHLESSCVNQKDAIIYYDPCMLRYSNVQFLSADEDDPGTVDADLGSFPSNNAKATSSPGQYELVVATLLNATADYAGYNSTRRYASGEASVDRGEFSKVYSWAQCTPDLTPARCRDCLSRMMAQLTTLVAIGARALGPRCSVRYETQPFIDGPVMLQLAASSGAPAPAPVIPAAATEQRKRKYSVPGKVLIILLPIMAATNLIVWLFFWRRHQALTKKKQADSKDSAEVDEGMQSIESIVIDISTLRAATEDFAESNKLGEGGFGVVYKGTLPDGYEIAVKRLSKSSIQGVEELKNELALVAKLKHKNLVRLVGVCLEQQERLLIYEFVPNRSLDLILFDKEKREQLDWEKRYMIINGIARGLQYLHEDSHLKVVHRDLKASNILLDMKMNPKISDFGLAKIFGRDQIQGVTSRVLGTCGYMAPEYVMSGNYSVKSDVFSFGVLVLEILTGRKNNDSYQSQDLLTTIWEQWTAGTVLEMMPSGIKSSSTESDALRCIHVGLLCIQGDPADRPMMSTVVMMLGSNTFALQAPSRPPFYATNEGASSSTTASLSNSSSAHPVPDIIPSSFAN